In Lactiplantibacillus pentosus, the sequence ACCGCGATCACGTTGAACCTGGCGGACCTTTTCTGGGGTAACTTCCTTACCGTCCTTATCATAGACCTGAAGCATTTCGACTTGTTGCCGAAACCCAGCCCGGAATTCTTTTAAATATTTTTCGCGTAACTCTTGTCGTTCCGCTTCTTCTAACTCGGTGAGCCCTTCAGCTTTCGCCTTATGAGCCAACTCATTGATCCGAGCGATTAATTCTTTTGAAATCAAAGCAGCAGCTCCCTTCATCAAAGCAATATACACGAAAATGGACACTAAATCAATTAATTGTGTTTGTCAACCGAACATTTGTTTGAAAGCTGGCAAACGCTATGCTACAATTGGTT encodes:
- a CDS encoding DUF896 domain-containing protein translates to MKGAAALISKELIARINELAHKAKAEGLTELEEAERQELREKYLKEFRAGFRQQVEMLQVYDKDGKEVTPEKVRQVQRDRGLRDD